The following coding sequences are from one Triticum dicoccoides isolate Atlit2015 ecotype Zavitan chromosome 4A, WEW_v2.0, whole genome shotgun sequence window:
- the LOC119287272 gene encoding uncharacterized protein LOC119287272 produces MEKDTAAAATRVCRRCKAKYSPSGNTPQSCRFHPSYFVCRRHDDQKRYYELKEGDPPYAAKFYDCCGAEDPATAGCATGFHLSYDDPE; encoded by the exons ATGGAGAaagacacggcggcggcggcgacgagggtcTGCCGGCGGTGCAAAGCGAAGTACTCGCCGTCGGGAAACACGCCGCAGTCCTGCAGGTTCCACCCCTCATACTTCGTCTGCCGCCGCCACGACGACCAGAAGAG GTACTACGAGCTCAAGGAGGGCGACCCGCCGTACGCCGCCAAGTTCTACGACTGCTGCGGCGCCGAGGACCCCGCCACCGCAGGCTGCGCCACCGGATTCCACCTCTCCTACGACGACCCCGAGTGA
- the LOC119287271 gene encoding receptor-like protein EIX2, whose amino-acid sequence MDKVLLSIHIVIFGALLLFTIGKSFVQPSSHIHPNHTVTSCTASERSALLGFKAGLSDPAYLLSSWKGDECCKWKGVHCSTRNSHVVKLDLQGHGCDPNSDAWTQVLGGNISSSLLGLRHLQYLDLSCNGFYGVQVPEFLGSLHKLRYIDLSSLSFIGRIPPQLGNLSNLQYLNLNSEYFNGTYSMDITWLSQLTSLVHLDLSGTNLSAIVHWLPVVNMLPSLKVLHLINCNLRTSSASLQLSNLTFLETLDLSANGFHTHIARNWFWDLTSLKYLYISSNGFYGQFPDEIGNMTSIVKFDLSSNNLVGMIPSNLKNICSLEEFFVHETNINGSITKFFQRLPSCSWIKLTYLSLASSNLTGRLPTKLEPLNNLIYLDISRNKLIGPMPLWIGELTKITYLDLGYNNLDGFIHEGHLSGLESLEWLWLSDNSLTLTVNSTWVPPSSLTNIELRSCLLGPKFPPWLRWLTSLDNLDISNMSISDTVPDWFWITASTLYTLKMGHNKISGSLPSTIEFMGATAIDLGSNQFNGTIPKLPISLSDLDLSRNKLDGPLPLDFGTPNLMKLVLFDNSISGTIPSSFCKMRSLILVDISGNKLNGPIPDCSTNTSTTNMTSMSILNLSLRNNNLSGEFPSFLQHCQELVFLDLAHNHFVGTLPTWIQEKLPQLAFLRLRSNMFCGHIPEELTKLVKLQYLDLAYNNITGNIPKSIVNCKGMIATRDNYDDGGDALNRAFGFNDEWEHGPNELVTYTENFTVVTKGQERLYTGEVIYMVNLDLSCNNLIGDIPKDISALVELKSLNLSWNIFSGKIPENIGALAQVESLDLSHNRLSGEIPASLSALTSLSRLNLSYNNLTGEVPSGDQLRTLEDPEYIYVGNPGLCSPPISRKCPQPEPIPSTPEHHGDLNDLASFFIAMGSGYVMGIWAVFCTFLFKRKWTVYWYSVCDSLYDRVYVQVVLTWASWTREKGAEAETTH is encoded by the coding sequence ATGGACAAGGTTCTACTCTCCATCCACATAGTGATATTTGGTGCACTTCTCTTGTTCACCATAGGCAAGAGCTTTGTACAGCCATCTTCTCACATACATCCAAACCATACGGTCACAAGCTGTACCGCTAGTGAGAGGTCCGCGCTTCTCGGCTTCAAAGCAGGCCTCTCCGACCCTGCATACCTCCTTTCATCATGGAAGGGTGATGAGTGTTGCAAATGGAAGGGCGTCCACTGCAGCACCAGAAACAGCCATGTCGTCAAGCTCGATCTCCAGGGCCATGGTTGTGACCCCAACAGCGATGCGTGGACGCAAGTGCTAGGAGGCAACATCAGCTCCTCTTTGCTTGGTCTACGACATCTACAGTATCTTGATCTTAGCTGCAATGGGTTCTATGGGGTGCAAGTGCCGGAGTTCTTGGGCTCTCTCCACAAGTTGAGATACATCGACCTATCGAGTTTAAGCTTCATAGGAAGGATACCACCGCAGCTGGGTAATCTCTCCAACTTACAATACTTAAATCTCAACTCGGAATATTTCAATGGCACATACTCTATGGATATCACCTGGTTGTCACAGTTAACTTCCCTTGTGCACCTGGACCTGAGCGGCACGAACCTCAGTGCAATTGTTCACTGGCTTCCGGTGGTGAACATGCTTCCATCTCTAAAGGTTCTTCATCTTATCAATTGCAATCTTAGAACTAGCTCTGCTTCACTTCAGCTTTCAAATCTGACTTTTCTCGAAACCCTAGACCTTTCCGCCAATGGCTTCCATACACATATCGCACGCAACTGGTTTTGGGATTTGACTAGCCTCAAGTATCTATATATCTCATCGAATGGTTTCTATGGCCAATTTCCGGACGAGATTGGTAATATGACTTCCATAGTAAAGTTTGATTTATCATCGAATAACCTAGTTGGCATGATACCATCAAACCTGAAGAACATATGTAGCTTGGAAGAGTTCTTTGTACATGAAACCAACATCAATGGAAGTATAACAAAATTCTTCCAGCGTTTGCCTAGTTGTTCATGGATTAAGTTGACATACTTGTCTCTAGCTTCCAGCAACTTGACAGGGAGACTACCAACCAAACTAGAACCGTTAAACAATTTGATCTACCTTGATATCAGTCGTAACAAGCTCATTGGTCCTATGCCACTCTGGATAGGAGAGCTCACAAAGATAACTTACCTAGACCTGGGCTACAACAACTTGGATGGTTTCATACATGAAGGTCATTTATCAGGACTAGAAAGCTTGGAGTGGTTGTGGCTCTCTGATAATTCCTTAACCCTGACAGTGAATTCGACATGGGTTCCTCCTTCAAGTCTAACAAATATTGAACTTCGGTCATGCCTTCTCGGGCCTAAATTTCCACCGTGGCTTCGATGGCTAACTAGTCTAGACAATCTTGATATCTCAAACATGAGCATATCTGACACGGTTCCAGATTGGTTTTGGATAACAGCTTCTACATTGTACACTCTAAAAATGGGACATAACAAAATTAGTGGTTCTCTTCCATCTACAATAGAATTTATGGGAGCAACCGCAATTGATCTTGGTTCTAACCAGTTCAATGGCACAATACCTAAGCTTCCCATTAGTCTAAGTGACTTGGATCTTAGTAGAAATAAATTAGATGGACCACTACCATTAGATTTTGGAACGCCGAATCTAATGAAACTAGTTTTATTTGATAACTCCATATCTGGCACCATTCCCTCTTCATTTTGCAAAATGAGATCACTAATACTAGTGGATATCTCCGGGAATAAGCTAAATGGACCAATTCCTGATTGCTCTACTAATACATCCACAACAAACATGACCAGTATGAGTATTCTTAATCTAAGCTTAAGAAACAACAATCTCTCCGGTGAATTTCCTTCATTTCTCCAACACTGCCAAGAACTCGTCTTTCTTGATCTTGCACACAACCATTTCGTTGGAACTTTGCCAACATGGATTCAGGAGAAATTGCCACAGTTGGCTTTCTTACGACTACGATCAAACATGTTCTGTGGTCACATTCCAGAGGAGCTGACGAAGCTAGTCAAGCTTCAGTATTTGGACCTTGCCTACAATAATATAACTGGTAACATACCAAAATCTATTGTTAACTGCAAAGGGATGATAGCAACAAGAGATAAttatgatgatggtggtgatgcatTAAATCGTGCTTTTGGCTTCAATGATGAATGGGAGCATGGCCCTAATGAATTGGTCACCTATACCGAGAATTTCACGGTTGTCACAAAGGGTCAAGAGAGATTATATACAGGAGAGGTCATATACATGGTGAACCTTGATTTATCATGTAATAATCTTATTGGTGATATTCCCAAAGATATCAGCGCGCTTGTTGAATTGAAGAGCCTGAACCTATCATGGAACATCTTCAGTGGAAAAATTCCGGAAAATATTGGCGCCTTGGCGCAAGTGGAGTCGCTGGACCTATCGCACAATAGGCTGTCTGGTGAAATCCCTGCAAGCTTGTCGGCTCTTACATCATTAAGCCGCTTGAACCTGTCATATAACAACCTGACAGGAGAGGTGCCATCAGGAGATCAACTGCGGACACTTGAGGACCCAGAATATATTTATGTTGGCAACCCAGGCCTCTGCAGTCCACCTATCTCGCGTAAATGTCCGCAACCAGAGCCAATTCCATCTACTCCAGAACACCATGGTGATTTAAATGACCTGGCATCGTTTTTCATCGCTATGGGTTCTGGATATGTAATGGGTATCTGGGCGGTCTTCTGCACCTTCCTGTTCAAGAGAAAATGGACAGTTTATTGGTACTCGGTTTGCGACAGCTTGTATGACCGGGTATATGTGCAAGTGGTTCTAACCTGGGCTTCCTGGACAAGAGAAAAAGGCGCAGAAGCTGAGACCACTCACTAG